In a single window of the Oscarella lobularis chromosome 2, ooOscLobu1.1, whole genome shotgun sequence genome:
- the LOC136183559 gene encoding putative RNA-binding protein Luc7-like 1 isoform X2: protein MKFTDKEVCKNFLLDICLHDMFTNTKVDAGTCPLMHSVAMRDDYQKLASKDDEDYRVEEEVLMNLRSFVKECNRKIAQGKKRLEENPLPPELQAKADMIHDVGEQIGKKLAEAEKLGEEGKVEESMELLHEVEDLKYKKRIAEDDYKLSLPPSQLQQQRLRVCEVCAAYLSLHDNDRRLADHFGGKLHMGYVHVRNRVTELEAIVNEKRERARLKRDRDRDSDRDYDRDRDRDRDRDRDRDRDRDRDRDRHRHRDHRDRRRSRRSRSRSRSRSRSRERRRHRRRGSDDY from the exons ATGAAGTTTACCGACAAGGAAGTGTGCAAGAATTTCCTCTTGGACATTTGCCTTCACGACATGTTCACAAATACG AAAGTCGATGCTGGCACGTGTCCTCTCATGCACTCCGTTGCCATGAGAGATGACTATCAGAAATTGGCGtcgaaggacgacgaagattaTCGAGTCGAGGAGGAAGTGTTGATGAATCTGCGTTCTTTTGTGAAGGAGTGCAATCGAAAGATCGCTCAGGGAAAGAAACGTCTCGAGGAGAATCCACTGCCGCCGGAACTCCAAGCCAAA GCGGACATGATACATGATGTTGGTGAACAGATTGGGAAGAAGTTGGCAGAAGCGGAAAAACTAG GCGAAGAAGGCAAGGTCGAAGAATCCATGGAACTCTTGCACGAAGTCGAAGATTTGAAatataagaaaagaattgcCGAG GACGACTACAAGTTGTCTCTGCCGCCGTCCCAGCTCCAGCAGCAGAGACTGCGCGTCTGCGAAGTGTGCGCCGCCTATCTAAGCCTTCACGAcaacgatcgtcgtcttgcAGATCACTTTGGCGGAAAACTGCACATGGGCTATGTCCATGTCAGAAACAGAGTAACTGAATTGGAG GCAATCGTGAACGAAAAGCGCGAAAGAGCCAGACTGAAAAGGGATCGGGATAGAGATTCGGATAGAGATTATGACCGTGATCGCGATCGAGACAGAGATCGTGACAGAGATCGTGACAgagatcgcgatcgcgatcgcgatcgacacAGACACCGCGATCAccgcgatcgtcgccgaagtcgaCGATCTCGGTCAAGATCTCGCTCCAGGTCGCGATCGAgggaacggcgacgacaccGACGTCGCGGCAGCGACGActattga
- the LOC136183559 gene encoding putative RNA-binding protein Luc7-like 1 isoform X1 → MSAQQQMRSYLDQLMGTNRDGAVQTKPMKFTDKEVCKNFLLDICLHDMFTNTKVDAGTCPLMHSVAMRDDYQKLASKDDEDYRVEEEVLMNLRSFVKECNRKIAQGKKRLEENPLPPELQAKADMIHDVGEQIGKKLAEAEKLGEEGKVEESMELLHEVEDLKYKKRIAEDDYKLSLPPSQLQQQRLRVCEVCAAYLSLHDNDRRLADHFGGKLHMGYVHVRNRVTELEAIVNEKRERARLKRDRDRDSDRDYDRDRDRDRDRDRDRDRDRDRDRDRHRHRDHRDRRRSRRSRSRSRSRSRSRERRRHRRRGSDDY, encoded by the exons ATGTCGGCTCAACAGCAGATGAGATCGTATCTCGACCAGCTCATGGGCACGAATCGAGACG GTGCCGTCCAAACGAAGCCAATGAAGTTTACCGACAAGGAAGTGTGCAAGAATTTCCTCTTGGACATTTGCCTTCACGACATGTTCACAAATACG AAAGTCGATGCTGGCACGTGTCCTCTCATGCACTCCGTTGCCATGAGAGATGACTATCAGAAATTGGCGtcgaaggacgacgaagattaTCGAGTCGAGGAGGAAGTGTTGATGAATCTGCGTTCTTTTGTGAAGGAGTGCAATCGAAAGATCGCTCAGGGAAAGAAACGTCTCGAGGAGAATCCACTGCCGCCGGAACTCCAAGCCAAA GCGGACATGATACATGATGTTGGTGAACAGATTGGGAAGAAGTTGGCAGAAGCGGAAAAACTAG GCGAAGAAGGCAAGGTCGAAGAATCCATGGAACTCTTGCACGAAGTCGAAGATTTGAAatataagaaaagaattgcCGAG GACGACTACAAGTTGTCTCTGCCGCCGTCCCAGCTCCAGCAGCAGAGACTGCGCGTCTGCGAAGTGTGCGCCGCCTATCTAAGCCTTCACGAcaacgatcgtcgtcttgcAGATCACTTTGGCGGAAAACTGCACATGGGCTATGTCCATGTCAGAAACAGAGTAACTGAATTGGAG GCAATCGTGAACGAAAAGCGCGAAAGAGCCAGACTGAAAAGGGATCGGGATAGAGATTCGGATAGAGATTATGACCGTGATCGCGATCGAGACAGAGATCGTGACAGAGATCGTGACAgagatcgcgatcgcgatcgcgatcgacacAGACACCGCGATCAccgcgatcgtcgccgaagtcgaCGATCTCGGTCAAGATCTCGCTCCAGGTCGCGATCGAgggaacggcgacgacaccGACGTCGCGGCAGCGACGActattga
- the LOC136183553 gene encoding protein FAM234B-like, translating into MGNATTRIGNGRAKLLSGIDREGLEMRAFDKVVVDDSDDSDDSDAERADKSHDREELLKSTSQSTAKAKRPSRLAPATSAKGKCDSRLRWAIFVGSLVATVLCLIVLLYLLPCTKPPCRQTHPSPSPSPSRAAPFRFLHWEMTKSNFSTESAIRLIDVNDDGILDVITGYASQSANTAFSSLGLDSLEPYRKCVDDVISGGKSTFELCGGGVAAWDGANGTLLWFTPSYSEIFALNCDGVDIDGDGASECVVAGRMGVFFAVNARTGDIFWHGDATLVNSSWNVYTPAAVDDLDGDGVADLVVANGGNQAFSPHETNRDAGQLFVVSGRTGLGINRRRFLMPDGKETYMSPVVLSTSGGGGGGGDAIILFGSGGETVVGSLWAIRLGDLACLGATSCANSPTSREWVWGRRGEDGRRTSDGVPLYELIRGHRKGVMVPPVLIDLNGDGSRDIVAMDFEGEIFALDGRTRDVVWKRRLSGSQTHASPAPGLFNNDSVPDLMIQVGVGDWAQSNFTSAVTYVLDGRNGRTLWYLRTRKYIMCSPIVLAGKSDWFLFWTRGRYWSGTEMKNLMGTPSPRARRHDVDKAHETGDLEQKDSADCKANESIFTAELLALSGSHPNPIRIITDVSVDGGNGDPKLCRMFRPVPVGTPSVADVNGDGHPEAVIAKTGVSFTRYNGRYKHTDLRTTFELITLANLSGPFLPNADQPWNAYIGNRADSTYTRKFILDEKNGQN; encoded by the exons ATGGGCAACGCGACGACTAGAATCGGAAACGGTCGTGCAAAGCTCCTATCGGGAATCGATCGAGAAGGACTCGAAATGCGAGCATTcgacaaagtcgtcgtcgacgacagcgacgacagcgacgacagcgacgccgAGCGAGCAGACAAATCTCACGACAGAGAAGAGCTtctcaaatcgacgtcgcaatcgacagcgaaagcgaaacgcCCTAGTCGACTCGCGCCCGCGACGTCCGCAAAGGGAAAATGCGATTCGCGCTTGCGATGGGCGATTTTCGTCGGTTCGCTCGTCGCAACCGTTCTCTGTCTAATCGTTCTCCTCTATCTGCTGCCCTGCACGAAGCCCCCTTGTCGGCAGACACACCCCTCGCCCTCCCCGTCTCCATCGCGCGCCGCACCCTTTCGCTTTCTACACTGGGAAATGACGAAGTCGAATTTCAGCACCGAGTCCGCTATTCGTTtaatcgacgtcaacgacgacggcataCTGGACGTCATCACCGGCTACGCATCTCAGTCAGCGAACACGGCCTTTTCATCGCTCGGATTAGACAGTTTGGAACCGTATCGGaaatgcgtcgacgacgtcatatcCGGCGGCAAATCGACATTCGAATtatgcggcggcggcgtagCGGCGTGGGACGGCGCAAACGGAACGCTGCTCTGGTTCACGCCGTCATATTCCGAAATATTCGCCCTGAattgcgacggcgtcgacatcgacggcgacggcgcaagcgaatgcgtcgtcgccggtcgAATGGGCGTCTTCTTCGCAGTGAACGCGCGAACGGGCGACATTTTCTggcacggcgacgcgactctcgtcaattcgtcgtgGAACGTCTACACGCCGGCTGCagtcgacgatttggacggcgacggcgtggcCGATCTTGTCGTGGCGAACGGCGGCAATCAGGCGTTCTCGCCGCACGAAACGAATCGCGACGCCGGGCAATTGTTCGTCGTGTCAGGTCGAACGGGGTTGGGTAtaaatcggcgacgatttctaaTGCCTGACGGTAAGGAAACGTATATGTCACCGGTCGTTCTTTCGacgtccggcggcggcggcggcggcggagacgcGATTATTCTCTTTGGATCGGGCGGGGAAACGGTCGTCGGATCGTTGTGGGCGATTCGACTCGGCGATTTGGCCTGCTTgggagcgacgtcgtgcgccaattcgccgacgagtcgCGAGTGGGTTTGGGGCCGTCGGGGCGAGGACGGGCGTCGGACGAGCGACGGTGTGCCACTTTACGAGTTGATTCGCGGACACCGAAAAGGCGTTATGGTGCCGCCCGTGCTCATCGATttgaacggcgacgggagtCGCGATATCGTCGCGATGGATTTTGAAGGCGAGATTTTCGCATTGGACGGACgcacgcgcgacgtcgtgtgGAAACGACGCTTGAGTGGAAGTCAGACGCACGC TTCGCCTGCTCCCGGTCTTTTTAACAACGACTCCGTTCCCGATTTGATGATTCAAGTCGGCGTCGGTGATTGGGCACAAAGCAATTTCACGTCCGCCGTCACATACGTTCTCGACGGGCGCAACGGGCGCACGTTGTGGTATCTTCGCACTCGAAAATACATCATGTGTTCTCCGATTGTCTTAGCGGGGAAAAGCGATTGGTTTCTCTTTTGGACGCGAGGCAGATACTGGTCCGGTACCGAAATGAAGAATCTAATGGGAACCCCATCCCCCCGTGCACGCCGTCATGACGTCGACAAGGCCCATGAAACGGGAGATCTCGAGCAGAAGGACTCGGCTGATTGTAAGGCAAACGAGTCCATTTTCACTGCGGAACTCTTGGCCTTGAGCGGCAGTCATCCGAATCCTATCAGGATTATTACGGACGTCTCCGTCGACGGTGGGAACGGCGATCCGAAACTCTGTCGCATGTTTCGACCTGTTCCCGTGGGAACGCCGTCCGTTGCCGACGTGAACGGCGACGGGCATCCGGAAGCGGTGATTGCAAAAACGGGGGTGAGCTTTACTCGCTACAACGGAAGATATAAGCACACGGATCTTCGAACGACGTTTGAGTTGATAACGTTGGCAAACCTGAGCGGGCCCTTTCTCCCAAACGCCGACCAACCGTGGAACGCGTACATAGGTAACCGAGCCGACAGTACATATAcgagaaaatttattttagacGAAAAAAACGGTCAGAATTAG
- the LOC136183552 gene encoding TATA element modulatory factor-like — MSWFDGSGLKSFALSAFNEAQKHIDKVLDIQEEENAAKMAIRDKKQRKDDNKKEEVSTTASSTREKVAVTSPPSKIASSPTRRPGKKKSEKSTTPKKESSDFSWDSLFADEPKSLPTPAAEAGDEMSSKRASSPRKRVGSRTSVEKRVETQVEKKVDVAAEKTEVEIRKDGDDVITMKTDDERAIESVESDAVLLPVKKEEEEERGEEEVSVTSASSEIEGIHPMEIKDENKEKEVEDGEESSLNERAGEDEKEEEEDEELSVQVKEEILTSDPMQTITDKVDEAEIDSPRPDPPQAKELDELRELVGIRENQLFSARKENVDLQEANSILRNQLAQLEEVRASDNTDIDQLTKEFTDRVSATERKFKAAVQDRDQLRKLLQEQERDAKEKYESEVTSLGVLLKEKTEQIDGLMKEGENLSKQQLQNSTVIKKLRAKDKQNQQLVESQNNDMERLQQEVKLLEENLAKKTEDEIKYQDAVAKLNEMCERQNSELVSLRSNHEDTTEKFRGLQMNLDTTYKELAELRKAQAVNESTAQKAALAAEVQAREELKIALDQQRIQSQRREEALFAQIEDLQHGIRRAEQQAARREENFRQEISDLQQRLQEGESRNQELSQSVSLATTPLLRQIENLQNAHKSQATTWEKVEKNLTDRLSDLNSKMVTISEKERQANERILELQARLQSSDSQLASNRQEKSRLAAQVEVLQARCELSDERAAKEKARCDTLQGEQVRLLDDLRREKILLEQQVDQEKGKTAALQHKLLTVSQQQEVLMSRQQSTPSTPSSPSPASVKYLRLPSQGEILERSLHWDDDTDGSRPLGSSSAIGGSSSPALQAVVENLQALVKQKEGEVHSLQSEMVRLEKTKRSMGEELVALTTKNDELAERVSSLDEIASKYQDLEQRHNAVLQMYGEKEEQVEELRLDLEDVKTMYRTQINELLAQKS, encoded by the exons atgaGCTGGTTCGACGGATCGGGACTGAAGAGCTTTGCGCTATCAGCCTTCAACGAGGCGCAGAAGCACATCGACAAAGTTCTCGACATAcaagaggaggaaaacgcAGCAAAAATGGCCATTCGCGACAAAAAGCAACGAAAAGACGATaacaagaaagaagaagtctCAACGACAGCAAGCAGCACCAGAGAAAAGGTCGCTGTCACCTCTCCACCGTCTAAAATCGCCTCGTCTCCGACTCGTCGACcgggaaagaagaaatccGAGAAATCTACGACTCCAAAAAAAGAGAGCTCCGATTTCTCGTGGGATTCCCTCTTTGCCGACGAGCCGAAATCGTTGCCTACGCCAGCAGCGGAAGCAGGCGACGAAatgtcgtcgaaacgagcgtCGTCACCTCGAAAACGCGTCGGTTCTCGAACGTCAGTCGAAAAGCGAGTGGAGACGCaagtagagaaaaaagtcgacgtcgctgccgAAAAAACGGAAGTGGAGATCCGGAAAGacggtgatgacgtcataacgaTGAAGACGGATGACGAGCGTGCAATTGAGAGTGTAGAGAGCGACGCCGTTCTGTTACCTGTtaaaaaggaggaggaggaggagaggggggaggaggaggtttCGGTGACGTCTGCCTCCTCTGAAATCGAAGGAATTCATCCAATGGAAATTAAAGATGAgaataaagagaaagaggtcGAGGATGGGGAGGAAAGCAGTTTGAATGAAAGAGCTGgagaagatgaaaaagaagaagaagaagatgaagaactCTCTGTTCAGGTGAAAGAAGAGATATTGACGTCTGATCCAATGCAGACTATAACTGACAAG GTGGACGAAGCGGAGATCGATTCACCGCGGCCTGATCCTCCACAGGCTAAG GAATTGGATGAGCTACGCGAGCTGGTCGGGATTCGAGAGAATCAGCTCTTTTCCGCCAGGAaggaaaacgtcgatttgcAAGAGGCAAACTCCATACTGAGAAA TCAACTGGCTCAACTGGAAGAAGTGAGAGCATCGGACAACACTGACATCGACCAGCTCACTAAGGAATTCACTGATCGCGTCAGTGCAACCGAGCGAAAATTCAAAGCAGCTGTTCAG GACCGCGATCAGCTGAGAAAACTCCTCCAGGAACAGGAACGAGACGCGAAGGAGAAATATGAGAGCGAGGTGACGTCGCTTGGCGTTCTCTtaaaggaaaagacggaaCAGATTGATGGGCTGATGAAAGAAG GGGAAAATCTTTCAAAACAGCAGCTTCAAAATTCTACGGTGATCAAGAAGCTAAGGGCGAAGGATAAACAAAATCAGCAACTGGTCGAGAGTCAAAA taatGACATGGAGAGACTCCAACAGGAAGTGAAGCTTCTCGAAGAGAATTTGGCAAAGAAGACTGAAGACGAGATCAAATATCAAG ACGCTGTAGCGAAGTTGAACGAGATGTGCGAGCGACAGAATTCCGAATTGGTGTCATTGAGG TCAAATCACGAGGACACAACGGAGAAATTTCGCGGACTTCAAATGAATCTCGATACAACATACAA AGAGTTGGCGGAGCTGAGAAAAGCGCAAGCCGTCAATGAGAGCACAGCGCAG AAAGCGGctctcgccgccgaagtGCAGGCGAGAGAGGAGCTCAAGATTGCTTTGGATCAGCAGAGAATTCAGTCGCAGCGTCGAGAAGAGGCTCTGTTTGCGCAG ATAGAAGACCTTCAACACGGCATTCGAAGAGCCGAGCAACAGGCGGCGCGAAGAGAGGAGAATTTTCGTCAGGAAATATCCGACTTGCAGCAG CGGTTGCAAGAAGGCGAGTCAAGAAATCAGGAACTATCGCAAAGCGTTTCGCTAG CTACCACTCCTCTGCTGCGTCAGATTGAGAATCTTCAAAACGCGCACAAATCTCAAGCGACGACTTGGGAGAAGGTGGAGAAGAATTTAACGGACAGATTGA GCGATTTAAATTCGAAAATGGTGACGATTTCCGAAAAGGAGCGTcaagcgaacgaaagaaTTCTCGAACTTCAAGCGCGACTGCAGTCGTCCGATTCCCAAttggcgtcgaatcgacAGGAAAAGTCGAGACTTGCCGCCCAAGTCGAGGTGCTCCAGGCGCGCTGCGAACTATCGGACGAACGCGCGGCAAAAGAGAAGGCTCGATGCGACACGCTTCAAGGAGAGCAAGTTCGACTATTGGACGACTTGCGACGAGAGAAG ATTTTGCTGGAACAACAAGTGGACCAAGAGAAGGGAAAGACAGCTGCTTTGCAGCATAAACTCCTCACTGTATCACAGCAACAG gAAGTACTGATGAGTCGACAGCAGAGCACCCCGAGCactccttcgtcgccgtcgccagcCAGCGTGAAGTATTTGCGTCTCCCGAGCCAG GGAGAAATTTTGGAACGGTCGCTGCATTGGGACGATGACACGGACGGAAGTCGTCCGCTGGGATCATCGTCAGCGATAGGAGGATCGTCATCGCCCGCTCTGCAGGCTGTCGTCGAGAATCTCCAGGCGCTGGTGAAACAAAAGGAGGGAGAAGTGCACAGCCTTCAG AGCGAAATGGTCAGAttggagaaaacgaaaagaagcaTGGGCGAAGAATTGGTCGCCTTGACGAccaaaaacgacgaattggccGAACGAGTCAGTTCGCTGGACGAAATAGCTTCAAAATACCAGGACTTGGAACAGCGGCACAACGCTGTCCTGCAAATGTACGGTGAAAAGGAGGAGCAAGTGGAAGAACTGCGTCTTGACTTGGAGGACGTCAAAACTATGTACAGGACCCAAATCAACGAATTATTAGCTCAGAAATCTTAG